From the Desulfovibrio sp. TomC genome, one window contains:
- a CDS encoding SEL1-like repeat protein, with protein sequence MPIRIFGIGWRCPGVVAVLAFWLALTALIQPVAAAADQSQEFPLEQAADPTSGQLALAANGDPIAQCDVGIAYLNGRHVAQDYRLGLNWLTKSSDAGFAYARFVLADVYNRGFAGVPVNDELAYYYATLAAASSSLPDKVRDRAVKLRDASVKRLTTAQITGLQAKAAMAPLDAAVGN encoded by the coding sequence ATGCCCATACGTATTTTCGGGATAGGGTGGCGATGCCCCGGAGTCGTCGCCGTCCTGGCGTTTTGGCTGGCGCTGACGGCTCTTATCCAGCCGGTTGCGGCCGCAGCGGACCAGTCCCAGGAGTTCCCGCTCGAACAAGCCGCCGATCCTACCTCGGGACAATTGGCCCTGGCTGCAAATGGCGATCCCATTGCCCAATGCGATGTCGGCATCGCCTACTTAAACGGCCGCCACGTGGCCCAGGATTATCGTCTCGGCCTCAATTGGCTGACCAAATCTTCCGATGCCGGCTTTGCCTACGCCCGATTCGTTTTGGCCGACGTCTACAACCGGGGTTTCGCCGGCGTGCCGGTCAACGACGAACTTGCCTATTATTACGCGACGTTGGCCGCTGCTTCTTCCTCCTTGCCCGACAAGGTCCGGGATCGGGCCGTCAAGCTGCGCGACGCCAGCGTCAAACGCCTGACCACGGCCCAAATCACGGGATTACAGGCCAAAGCCGCCATGGCTCCCCTTGACGCGGCGGTGGGCAATTAA
- a CDS encoding SemiSWEET transporter — translation MPALSDWIGFAAGLCTTAAFAPQVVKTMRSRSTSDISLGMYALMVVGITLWLIHGLAVGSAPVVAANAVTLILVGIMLVMKFRYK, via the coding sequence GTGCCTGCGTTGTCCGATTGGATCGGTTTTGCCGCTGGCCTGTGCACCACGGCAGCCTTTGCGCCTCAGGTCGTAAAGACCATGCGCAGCCGATCCACCAGCGATATTTCACTTGGTATGTACGCCCTCATGGTCGTGGGCATCACGCTGTGGCTCATCCACGGCCTTGCAGTCGGTTCCGCCCCGGTTGTGGCGGCCAATGCCGTGACCCTGATACTGGTCGGGATTATGCTGGTCATGAAGTTCCGATATAAATAA
- a CDS encoding class I SAM-dependent methyltransferase, with product MTSDNLRCAALQLLERKPPPGLVVPAGMVVPGSLPLLIETLACPGSPVAPEALASLCLKYFYAYVHSEQLDADVSLEGLTELAGQFVRRRGGCAQLAGKSELRRFLLHHGFALQMLVDLPKTVHLLAALLERKLPVAEAFLGLDIGAGTGILLVGQYLLARRAGYDSPILIGFECQPHVARRADSLASALGIGRVRQADATRKEAYVDLPDGPVACVTNETLPSAGRRLYKEPFPVICEALFAALGPRLANAVFLPEAVWASDRPGRSWLHLTPHNAFAGDGQRPDKPLRLAFMRDVELAGERIPVDRVGEGLAELVAPPWRESLCRRW from the coding sequence ATGACGAGCGACAACTTGCGGTGTGCAGCCTTGCAGCTCTTGGAGCGCAAACCGCCCCCTGGGCTGGTTGTCCCGGCCGGGATGGTGGTCCCCGGATCGCTGCCTCTGCTCATTGAGACCCTGGCCTGCCCGGGTTCGCCTGTCGCGCCGGAGGCTCTGGCCAGTCTTTGTCTCAAATATTTTTATGCCTACGTCCATTCCGAGCAACTGGACGCCGATGTCTCCCTGGAAGGATTGACCGAACTTGCCGGGCAGTTCGTCCGGCGGCGGGGCGGTTGCGCCCAGTTGGCCGGCAAGAGCGAATTGCGACGTTTCCTGCTCCATCATGGTTTTGCCTTGCAAATGCTCGTTGACCTGCCAAAGACGGTGCATCTCCTGGCTGCCTTGCTGGAGCGAAAGCTTCCGGTCGCCGAGGCCTTTTTGGGCCTGGATATCGGCGCTGGAACGGGTATCTTGCTTGTGGGACAGTATCTTCTGGCCCGCCGGGCCGGGTACGACTCCCCGATCCTGATCGGCTTTGAGTGCCAACCGCATGTGGCCAGGCGGGCCGACTCCTTGGCGTCCGCCTTGGGCATTGGCCGGGTGCGCCAGGCTGACGCCACCCGCAAGGAAGCGTACGTCGATCTTCCCGACGGTCCTGTGGCCTGCGTCACCAACGAGACCCTTCCCTCGGCCGGCCGCCGGCTTTACAAGGAACCGTTTCCGGTCATATGCGAAGCCCTTTTTGCCGCTTTGGGGCCACGATTGGCCAATGCGGTCTTCTTGCCCGAGGCGGTCTGGGCCTCCGACCGCCCGGGGCGGTCCTGGCTGCATCTGACTCCGCACAATGCCTTTGCCGGGGATGGGCAACGGCCCGACAAACCACTGCGCCTGGCCTTTATGCGCGATGTGGAACTGGCCGGGGAGCGCATCCCGGTCGATCGGGTCGGGGAAGGGCTGGCGGAACTGGTTGCCCCGCCCTGGCGCGAGAGCCTTTGCCGACGCTGGTAG
- a CDS encoding GNAT family N-acetyltransferase encodes MNQTPAHGLSRQIPGIVPATDMAVVRILFEEYSKGLGFSLCFQNFDQELAELPGRYAPPMGGLWLAWVGDMAAGCVALRPLENGLCEMKRLYVRPAHAGHGLGRALAETAVAGARERGFCAIRLDTLETMTAANALYKKLGFHRIEPYCLTPLDGALHYELPL; translated from the coding sequence ATGAATCAGACGCCGGCACATGGGCTTTCACGACAGATCCCGGGAATCGTCCCGGCTACGGACATGGCCGTGGTGCGTATCCTCTTTGAAGAATATTCCAAGGGCCTGGGGTTTTCCCTGTGCTTCCAGAATTTTGACCAGGAATTGGCTGAACTGCCCGGTCGATATGCTCCGCCCATGGGCGGGCTGTGGCTGGCCTGGGTCGGCGACATGGCGGCCGGTTGCGTGGCCTTGCGCCCCCTGGAGAATGGTCTGTGCGAGATGAAACGACTCTACGTGCGCCCGGCCCATGCCGGCCACGGCCTGGGTCGGGCGCTGGCCGAAACCGCCGTGGCCGGCGCCAGGGAACGCGGTTTTTGCGCCATCCGCCTGGACACGCTGGAAACCATGACCGCTGCCAATGCCCTCTATAAGAAGCTGGGGTTTCACCGCATCGAGCCCTACTGCCTCACTCCGCTTGACGGCGCGCTGCATTACGAACTGCCTTTGTAA
- a CDS encoding class I SAM-dependent methyltransferase — translation MYWTTASCVPSTLDLAPAVRAFLAPGDRIIDLGCGPGRTLNALRQAGLGRCHVGADVNPPSLLLAACAGFPVVQADLAAMPVADAAFDAGILQAVLTTIPTPGERLAVLREARRIVTRVLCLGDFLQNWELPYYRTRYETGLAETGECGSFVVREGAVELYQAHHFTMDELGDLLGRAGFSVVQAAYPTVRTRSGNLVRGVSLAALTL, via the coding sequence ATGTACTGGACAACTGCTTCCTGTGTCCCCTCGACGCTGGATCTGGCCCCTGCCGTCCGGGCCTTTCTTGCGCCAGGCGACCGGATCATCGATTTGGGCTGCGGGCCCGGCCGCACCCTGAACGCATTGCGCCAGGCCGGTCTTGGCCGTTGCCATGTCGGGGCAGACGTCAATCCGCCAAGTCTGCTCTTGGCGGCCTGCGCCGGATTTCCTGTCGTGCAGGCCGATTTGGCCGCCATGCCCGTGGCCGATGCCGCCTTTGACGCTGGCATCCTGCAAGCGGTGCTGACGACCATACCCACTCCCGGCGAACGTCTGGCCGTATTGCGGGAAGCCCGGCGCATCGTGACCCGGGTGTTGTGCCTCGGGGATTTTTTGCAGAATTGGGAGCTGCCGTATTACCGGACCCGTTACGAGACCGGGCTGGCCGAAACCGGTGAATGTGGCAGTTTTGTGGTCCGCGAAGGCGCGGTCGAGCTGTATCAGGCCCATCATTTCACCATGGATGAACTGGGAGACCTGCTTGGCCGGGCCGGGTTCTCGGTGGTCCAGGCGGCCTATCCAACAGTGCGTACCCGCTCGGGCAATCTGGTCCGGGGCGTGTCCCTGGCCGCCCTGACGCTTTGA
- a CDS encoding glutamate-5-semialdehyde dehydrogenase: MSVAAEMEGMARRAREASRALAAASGAAKDAFLSALAGLLETRRDEVLAANAADLAKAQAAGLDAPRLDRLTLTPAVMDAMAKACREVIGLPDPVGAIESMRPRPNGLLVGRMRVPLGVICMIYESRPNVTIDASILCLKAGNAVILKGGSEALASNLALAGLLRQALAEAGLPEDAAQLVPTTDRAAVAALCKLDELIDVMIPRGGEGLIRAVVSQATMPVLKHYKGVCHAYVDAGANEGQAETVVVNAKAQRPGVCNALECLLVHVAAAPTFLPRVGQALRRAGVAMRACPRALPLLGEGAVAASSEDFGHEFHDLILAVKVVDSMGEALDHIHRYGSGHTEVILTEDHGRAMDFLRRADASMVGINCSTRFNDGGELGLGAEIGISTSKLHAYGPMGLVELTSAKFVVLGQGQVRG, from the coding sequence ATGAGCGTTGCTGCCGAGATGGAGGGCATGGCCCGACGGGCCAGGGAAGCCTCCCGGGCTCTGGCTGCCGCCTCTGGTGCGGCCAAGGACGCCTTTTTATCGGCCCTGGCCGGGCTGTTGGAAACCCGGCGGGACGAAGTGCTGGCCGCCAATGCCGCAGATCTTGCCAAGGCCCAGGCCGCCGGCCTCGATGCGCCGCGTCTGGACCGCCTGACCCTGACCCCGGCCGTCATGGACGCCATGGCCAAGGCCTGCCGGGAAGTCATCGGCCTGCCTGATCCGGTCGGCGCCATCGAGTCCATGCGCCCCCGGCCCAATGGCCTGCTTGTCGGGCGGATGCGTGTGCCGCTCGGCGTTATCTGCATGATCTACGAATCCCGGCCAAACGTGACTATTGATGCGTCCATTCTGTGCCTCAAAGCCGGCAACGCCGTCATCTTGAAAGGCGGTTCCGAAGCCCTGGCTTCCAACCTGGCCCTGGCCGGGCTGCTGCGTCAGGCCCTGGCCGAGGCCGGCCTGCCTGAGGATGCGGCCCAACTTGTGCCGACAACCGACCGGGCTGCCGTGGCTGCTTTGTGCAAGCTTGACGAACTGATCGACGTCATGATCCCGCGCGGCGGCGAAGGGCTTATCCGGGCCGTCGTCTCCCAGGCCACCATGCCGGTGCTCAAGCATTACAAGGGCGTATGCCACGCTTATGTTGACGCCGGAGCCAACGAGGGGCAGGCCGAAACCGTGGTCGTCAATGCCAAGGCCCAACGGCCGGGCGTGTGCAACGCCTTGGAATGTTTGCTCGTCCACGTTGCCGCTGCCCCGACGTTTCTCCCAAGGGTAGGGCAGGCCCTGCGCCGGGCCGGGGTAGCCATGCGGGCCTGCCCGCGGGCCCTGCCGCTTCTGGGGGAGGGGGCTGTCGCTGCTTCGTCGGAAGATTTCGGCCATGAATTCCACGATCTCATTTTGGCCGTCAAAGTGGTGGATTCCATGGGAGAAGCCCTGGATCACATCCACCGCTATGGTTCGGGCCACACCGAGGTCATCCTCACCGAGGACCATGGCCGGGCCATGGACTTTCTGCGCCGGGCCGACGCCTCCATGGTCGGCATCAACTGTTCCACGCGTTTTAACGACGGCGGTGAACTGGGCCTGGGAGCCGAGATCGGCATCTCCACCTCCAAACTCCATGCCTACGGTCCCATGGGACTGGTGGAACTGACCAGCGCCAAATTCGTGGTGCTCGGCCAGGGACAAGTGCGCGGCTGA
- the nadD gene encoding nicotinate (nicotinamide) nucleotide adenylyltransferase, translating to MSGPLTGIFGGTFNPVHIAHVRAAIEVAEALGLAGVELLPAARPPHKASGALLDFPLRLALCRAAVAGLPGFSVNPLEGDRPGPSYTCDTLAALMASRPGEQFCFILGMGDLMCLPSWKNGLALGQLAHLAVHSRAGQGLADFCAFLADHAEAMGASPTTDPTIWTLPADRYIRYVPVPRLDISASDIRERWCRGRRIDGLVSQSVLAELLTHADALNAGWGRPNSA from the coding sequence ATGTCCGGGCCTTTGACAGGCATTTTCGGCGGGACGTTTAATCCCGTCCATATCGCCCACGTGCGCGCCGCCATTGAAGTCGCCGAAGCTCTGGGGCTTGCCGGCGTCGAGCTGCTGCCGGCCGCCAGGCCACCGCATAAGGCCAGCGGGGCCTTGCTCGATTTTCCCTTGCGCCTAGCCTTGTGCCGGGCCGCCGTGGCCGGGCTGCCCGGGTTCTCCGTCAACCCCCTGGAGGGCGACCGCCCGGGACCGTCGTACACCTGCGACACCCTGGCCGCTTTGATGGCCAGTCGTCCGGGGGAACAGTTTTGTTTCATTCTCGGCATGGGCGATCTCATGTGCCTGCCTTCCTGGAAAAACGGCCTCGCCCTGGGGCAGTTGGCGCATCTGGCCGTTCATTCCCGGGCCGGGCAGGGCCTTGCCGATTTTTGCGCCTTTCTGGCCGACCACGCCGAGGCAATGGGAGCGTCTCCCACAACTGATCCGACGATCTGGACCTTGCCGGCCGACCGATACATACGTTACGTGCCGGTGCCGCGGCTCGACATCAGCGCCTCGGACATCCGGGAACGCTGGTGCCGCGGCAGACGCATCGACGGGCTGGTGAGCCAGTCCGTCCTGGCCGAACTCCTAACTCATGCGGACGCGCTCAATGCCGGCTGGGGCCGGCCCAACTCAGCGTGA
- a CDS encoding alginate O-acetyltransferase AlgX-related protein, translating to MLTMLALPTLDRVLQFAPKGMLAESDMSPLPEVTANPASWGRWFNSLRHGYLDHRYNLRSQLITWNSYMDIFVLASTMPSSKVMAGKDHWLFLAQDGAFRNVIEDARSPDDLPAVSVDILVNELDRRQKWLEARGIRYLVILTPNKNSVYPEMLPESLRPKRLYSHRDQFVKAVQSRTNVDIVDVTSALVEEKKNDKVFYMTDSHWNAHGAFAAYRRIMDHLVRDFPAITPLDHNQFQVEQYAWLPGDLAFMMGLSDYLKEDRILFFNKEWYKARGTTYEGPTDPEYFEVPQYSVTGNAKLPNAVIFHDSFWLELLPFMAESFDKALYVWLKPQTESHLRLFDAALIEREKPDLVIDEFTERYILPPLHGGFKLKNDTKAGSD from the coding sequence ATGTTGACCATGCTGGCCCTGCCGACGCTTGACCGTGTTCTCCAGTTTGCCCCCAAGGGGATGCTGGCCGAATCGGATATGTCGCCGTTGCCGGAGGTGACCGCCAATCCGGCGTCCTGGGGGCGTTGGTTTAACTCCCTGCGGCACGGCTACCTCGACCATCGCTACAATCTGCGTAGCCAGCTTATTACCTGGAACAGCTACATGGACATCTTTGTCCTGGCCTCCACCATGCCGTCGTCGAAGGTGATGGCCGGCAAGGATCATTGGCTGTTTCTGGCCCAGGATGGAGCCTTCCGCAACGTCATCGAAGATGCCCGTTCCCCAGACGATCTGCCGGCAGTCTCAGTGGATATCTTAGTCAATGAGCTTGATCGCCGCCAGAAATGGCTTGAGGCCAGGGGTATTCGCTACCTGGTCATACTGACGCCCAACAAGAATTCCGTGTATCCGGAAATGTTGCCCGAATCCTTGCGCCCAAAACGTCTGTACAGCCACCGAGACCAGTTCGTAAAGGCTGTTCAATCCAGAACAAATGTCGATATCGTTGACGTTACTTCTGCTCTTGTTGAAGAAAAAAAGAATGATAAAGTCTTTTACATGACGGATAGCCATTGGAATGCGCACGGCGCATTTGCCGCTTACCGGCGCATTATGGATCATCTCGTGCGCGACTTTCCGGCCATTACCCCTCTTGACCACAATCAATTCCAGGTAGAACAGTATGCTTGGTTGCCGGGTGATCTCGCATTCATGATGGGGCTTTCCGATTATCTTAAGGAAGACCGGATCCTCTTTTTTAACAAGGAATGGTACAAAGCCCGTGGCACAACCTATGAAGGGCCTACGGACCCGGAATATTTCGAAGTTCCCCAATACTCGGTAACCGGCAATGCCAAGTTGCCCAATGCAGTGATTTTTCACGATTCCTTCTGGCTTGAACTCTTGCCGTTTATGGCCGAGTCCTTTGACAAAGCCCTTTACGTCTGGCTCAAACCCCAGACTGAATCGCATTTGCGCTTGTTTGACGCCGCCCTGATTGAGCGGGAAAAGCCTGATCTGGTCATCGATGAATTTACCGAGCGCTATATTCTTCCGCCCCTGCACGGGGGCTTCAAGCTTAAAAACGACACCAAGGCTGGGTCGGATTGA
- a CDS encoding hemolysin family protein, with amino-acid sequence MLTLIVAVALAVILSAFCSMSEAALYSVPWSWIERLRKDGRASGELLYSLRSNIEKPITAILTLNTIANTAGAAVAGAAASTVFGSDDVWLFTAAFTVVILALGEILPKTVGVAYCRPVSVLIAAPMKYMILALLPIIWAGGLLARLVAGKRRDPMSSEEDLRAVVSLTRREGIIKPLEELSIKNILSLDRKAASDAMTPRTVVFSLPAQMTVAETHAQGKGVWPHSRIPVYDADDPENIVGIVYRREVLETLANDHDDVRLSDLMKPVRFVLDTMTLDRVLVKFLESRMHLFVVLDEYGGVSGVITLEDVLEEILGKEIIDETDQVADMRELARTRREDLLRQRARDDAPTT; translated from the coding sequence ATGCTGACCTTGATCGTTGCCGTGGCTCTGGCGGTCATCCTGTCGGCGTTTTGTTCGATGAGCGAGGCGGCGCTGTACTCCGTGCCCTGGAGCTGGATCGAACGGCTGCGCAAGGATGGCCGGGCCTCCGGAGAGCTGCTCTATAGCCTGCGCTCCAATATCGAAAAGCCCATCACCGCCATCCTGACCCTCAACACCATCGCCAATACCGCCGGGGCAGCCGTGGCCGGCGCAGCCGCCTCCACGGTTTTCGGTTCCGATGACGTCTGGCTTTTTACTGCCGCCTTTACCGTAGTGATCCTGGCCCTTGGCGAGATCTTGCCCAAAACCGTGGGGGTCGCCTATTGCCGCCCGGTGTCTGTGCTGATCGCTGCGCCAATGAAATACATGATTCTGGCCTTGCTCCCCATCATCTGGGCCGGGGGGCTGCTGGCCAGACTGGTGGCCGGCAAACGCCGGGACCCCATGTCGTCGGAAGAGGATTTGCGGGCCGTGGTCAGCCTGACCCGGCGCGAGGGCATCATAAAACCGCTGGAAGAGCTTTCCATCAAAAACATCCTCTCCCTGGACCGCAAGGCCGCCAGCGACGCCATGACGCCGCGCACGGTGGTGTTTTCCCTGCCGGCCCAGATGACCGTGGCTGAGACCCACGCCCAGGGCAAAGGCGTGTGGCCCCACAGCCGCATCCCGGTCTACGACGCCGACGACCCGGAAAATATCGTTGGCATCGTCTATCGCCGCGAAGTCCTCGAAACCCTGGCCAACGACCATGACGACGTGCGCCTGTCCGATCTTATGAAACCGGTGCGCTTTGTTTTGGACACCATGACCCTGGACCGGGTCTTGGTTAAATTTCTGGAATCGCGTATGCATCTCTTCGTAGTGCTTGACGAGTACGGGGGCGTCTCCGGCGTCATCACCCTGGAAGATGTCCTGGAAGAGATTTTGGGCAAAGAAATCATTGACGAAACCGACCAGGTCGCCGACATGCGCGAACTGGCCCGGACCCGGCGCGAGGACCTCCTGCGCCAGCGTGCCCGGGACGACGCGCCCACGACCTAA
- a CDS encoding cytochrome c maturation protein CcmE: protein MAKKNNTPMYLVALALFLGGLGYLLYSGLGENTSYFLNVSEALAMPPKELSKARLFGTVAEADLARPEDDLGVSFNLIDKDQVTKTIRVDFRGVVPDTFKPGVEVIVEGGVNPASGVFAASTLMTKCPSKYQKENRG, encoded by the coding sequence ATGGCGAAAAAAAATAATACCCCTATGTATCTCGTGGCTTTGGCCCTGTTCCTCGGTGGCCTCGGCTATTTGTTGTATTCGGGACTTGGCGAGAATACCTCCTATTTCCTCAATGTGTCCGAGGCTCTGGCCATGCCGCCCAAAGAGCTTTCCAAGGCCCGCCTGTTTGGCACCGTGGCCGAGGCCGACTTGGCCCGCCCCGAAGATGACCTTGGCGTCAGTTTTAATCTCATCGACAAGGATCAGGTCACCAAGACCATCCGCGTCGATTTCCGGGGCGTGGTTCCCGATACCTTCAAGCCGGGCGTCGAGGTCATCGTGGAAGGGGGGGTCAATCCCGCCTCCGGCGTGTTCGCTGCGAGTACTCTTATGACCAAGTGCCCGTCGAAGTATCAGAAGGAAAACCGCGGCTAA